The following coding sequences are from one Triticum aestivum cultivar Chinese Spring chromosome 5A, IWGSC CS RefSeq v2.1, whole genome shotgun sequence window:
- the LOC123108382 gene encoding uncharacterized protein, with protein MASQAVESHRAGAEVFHGDDAMCKKKSVEVLEELGLPTGLLPLEDMEEFGYNRAAGFMWLVQRKKTEHTFKKVKQTVSYAGEVTAFVEPGKLRKITGVKTKELFLWLSVVEVYVVEGLAPGKVTFKTGTGLSDTFDAAAFALGE; from the coding sequence ATGGCATCCCAAGCCGTCGAGAGCCACCGTGCCGGCGCGGAGGTATTCCACGGCGACGACGCCATGTGCAAGAAGAAGTCGGTggaggtgctggaggagctgggcctcCCGACGGGCCTGCTGCCCCTGGAGGACATGGAGGAGTTCGGGTACAACCGCGCGGCCGGCTTCATGTGGCTCGtgcagaggaagaagacggagcaCACGTTCAAGAAGGTGAAGCAGACCGTGTCGTACGCCGGCGAGGTGACGGCCTTCGTCGAGCCGGGAAAGCTGAGGAAGATCACCGGCGTGAAGACCAAGGAGCTGTTTCTGTGGCTCAGCGTGGTGGAGGTGTATGTTGTTGAGGGCCTGGCCCCTGGCAAGGTCACCTTCAAGACCGGCACTGGTCTCTCCGACACCTTTGATGCAGCTGCTTTTGCCCTTGGAGAATGA
- the LOC123108383 gene encoding uncharacterized protein, with translation MASQAVETHRAGAEVFRGDGAICKKNCVEVLEELGLPTGLLPLEDMEEFGYNRAAGFMWLVQRKKTEHTFKKVKQTVSYAGEVTAFVEPGKLRKIAGVKTKELFLWLSVVEVYVESVTAPGKVTFKTGTGLSDTFDAAAFALGE, from the coding sequence ATGGCATCCCAAGCCGTCGAGACCCATCGTGCCGGCGCGGAGGTATTCCGCGGCGACGGCGCCATCTGCAAGAAGAACTGCGTggaggtgctggaggagctgggcctcCCGACGGGCCTGCTGCCCCTGGAGGACATGGAGGAGTTTGGGTACAACCGCGCGGCTGGCTTCATGTGGCtggtgcagaggaagaagacggagcaCACGTTCAAGAAGGTGAAGCAGACCGTGTCGTACGCCGGCGAGGTGACGGCCTTCGTCGAGCCGGGGAAGCTGAGGAAGATCGCCGGCGTGAAGACCAAGGAGCTGTTCCTGTGGCTCAGCGTGGTGGAGGTGTATGTTGAGAGCGTGACGGCCCCTGGTAAGGTCACCTTCAAGACCGGCACTGGTCTCTCCGACACCTTTGATGCAGCTGCTTTTGCCCTTGGAGAATGA